One genomic region from Magnetofaba australis IT-1 encodes:
- a CDS encoding IS481 family transposase → MEIRLHANATTTPKIRKQIQESTLPNSHLAAQFGVTVDTIRRWKGRNDTQDHSHTPHHLPTTLTPEQEIVAVELRRTFLLPLDDLLIVMREFVNSDVSRSGLDRCLRRHKVSRLRDLIPQPEGEKKPVKTFKDYEPGYIHVDYKYLPQMPDESSRRYLFVAIDRASRWVYLELCPDKSAKTATGFLKRLTAKVPFKIVKLLSDNDKCFTDRFSAEGERQPTGKHLFDVECARHGIEHRLIKPRTPQTNGMVKRFNGRIADILTTTRFDSRQDLAATLTRYAWLYNQQIPQKALNHKTPVATLKAWQLTHPHLFHKQVRNHPGPNT, encoded by the coding sequence ATGGAAATCCGTCTGCACGCCAACGCCACCACGACGCCGAAGATCCGCAAACAGATTCAGGAGTCTACCCTGCCCAATAGCCATCTGGCGGCACAGTTTGGCGTTACTGTGGACACCATTCGACGCTGGAAGGGACGTAACGATACCCAAGACCATTCCCATACGCCACATCATCTGCCCACGACGTTGACGCCTGAGCAGGAAATTGTGGCGGTGGAGTTGCGCCGGACGTTCCTTTTGCCCCTGGACGACCTACTGATTGTGATGCGCGAGTTCGTCAATTCCGATGTCAGCCGCTCCGGTCTGGACCGCTGTCTACGTCGCCACAAGGTCTCCCGTCTACGCGATCTGATCCCTCAACCGGAAGGCGAAAAGAAGCCGGTCAAAACCTTCAAGGACTACGAGCCTGGCTATATTCACGTCGACTACAAATACCTGCCTCAAATGCCTGATGAATCCTCACGGCGCTATCTGTTCGTGGCCATCGACCGCGCCAGCCGCTGGGTCTATCTGGAGTTGTGCCCGGACAAGTCCGCCAAGACCGCGACTGGATTCCTCAAACGCCTGACGGCCAAAGTTCCTTTTAAGATCGTCAAGTTGCTGTCCGACAACGACAAATGCTTCACGGATCGCTTCAGCGCCGAGGGCGAGCGCCAGCCTACTGGCAAGCATCTGTTTGATGTGGAATGCGCGCGCCATGGTATCGAACACCGGCTCATCAAACCGCGTACGCCTCAGACCAACGGCATGGTCAAACGTTTCAATGGCCGCATTGCCGATATCCTGACCACCACACGCTTTGATTCACGCCAAGATCTGGCTGCAACACTGACTCGATATGCGTGGCTCTACAATCAGCAGATCCCGCAAAAAGCCTTGAATCACAAAACGCCAGTCGCCACTCTGAAAGCTTGGCAATTAACTCATCCGCACTTATTCCATAAACAGGTCAGGAATCATCCGGGACCCAACACCTAG
- a CDS encoding cytochrome b, with amino-acid sequence MFKSIMGWVDDRLPVTEVMRSQALEYPTPKNLNYWWNFGSLALTMLIIQLLTGIFLAMHYKPDAMLAFDSVEHIMRDVNWGWLLRYMHANGATFFFITVYVHILRGMYFGSHRSPREILWWFGVIIFFLLMATAFMGYVLPWGQMSFWGAAVITNLIGAIPVIGDPLLVWVWGGFTVGDPTLNRFFSLHFLLPFVIVGVVGLHVWALHAVHSNNPDGIDLEEKDTIPFHPYFTIKDLYGMGVLLIIFCSFLFFSPNFFLEPDNYIEANPMKTPPHIVPEWYFLPFYAILRSIDFLGSMSKLAGVVAMGGAIAILFVLPWLDRSPVRSFRYRPLSAGLFWIFLIDCFVLGWVGYNPANAVVMGLPIVVIGRTATAIYFSYFFLLWFVTAFNIEKPKPVPQSL; translated from the coding sequence GTGTTTAAATCCATTATGGGGTGGGTGGACGATCGTCTGCCGGTAACCGAGGTGATGCGCTCCCAGGCGCTGGAATACCCGACGCCCAAAAACCTGAACTACTGGTGGAACTTCGGTTCGCTGGCGTTGACGATGCTGATCATTCAGTTGCTGACCGGCATCTTCCTGGCCATGCACTACAAGCCCGACGCCATGCTGGCGTTCGACTCCGTCGAGCACATCATGCGCGACGTGAACTGGGGCTGGCTGCTGCGCTACATGCACGCCAACGGCGCCACGTTCTTCTTCATCACCGTCTACGTCCACATCCTGCGCGGCATGTACTTCGGTTCGCACCGCAGCCCGCGTGAGATTCTGTGGTGGTTCGGCGTGATCATCTTCTTCCTGCTCATGGCCACCGCCTTCATGGGCTACGTGCTGCCTTGGGGCCAGATGTCCTTCTGGGGAGCGGCGGTGATCACCAACCTCATCGGCGCGATTCCCGTCATCGGCGATCCGCTGCTGGTGTGGGTGTGGGGCGGCTTCACCGTCGGCGATCCGACCCTGAACCGCTTCTTCTCGCTGCACTTCCTGCTGCCCTTCGTCATCGTTGGCGTGGTTGGCTTGCACGTGTGGGCGCTGCATGCGGTGCACTCCAACAACCCGGACGGCATCGACCTGGAAGAGAAAGACACCATTCCGTTCCATCCTTACTTCACCATCAAGGACCTGTACGGCATGGGCGTGCTGCTGATCATCTTCTGCAGCTTCCTGTTCTTCTCGCCCAACTTCTTCCTGGAGCCCGATAACTACATCGAGGCCAACCCCATGAAGACGCCTCCGCACATTGTGCCGGAGTGGTACTTCCTGCCCTTCTACGCCATCCTGCGCTCCATCGACTTCCTGGGCTCCATGTCCAAGTTGGCTGGCGTGGTGGCCATGGGCGGCGCGATCGCCATCCTCTTTGTGCTTCCCTGGTTGGACCGTTCGCCGGTGCGTTCGTTCCGTTACCGTCCGCTGTCGGCTGGTCTGTTCTGGATCTTCCTGATCGACTGCTTCGTGCTGGGCTGGGTCGGCTACAATCCGGCCAACGCCGTGGTGATGGGTCTGCCCATCGTGGTCATTGGCCGCACCGCCACCGCCATCTACTTCAGCTACTTCTTCCTGCTGTGGTTTGTGACGGCGTTCAATATTGAAAAACCCAAACCCGTGCCCCAGAGCCTGTAA
- a CDS encoding cytochrome c1: MKLKKAIALSALMVGMGFGAPQWAAASEGVALPEMEWGHKGAFGRFDVAQIKRGAQVATEVCLGCHSIKYIKFDHLRSVGLSEADVNALAETAGKNKKDFMITELAPEDAKESYGTVPPDLSLMTKARKGYENYVYGILTGYLNEEEAAKVEEANEDGEITDAEAEELAHVLHMSAHGAEGKEKIRQAVARIANGDNFSKYFPGNFFAMPQPLMADAVEYADGTEATLPQLSEDVTAFLAWASEPKQTERKEAGVKVVLYLVVLTAMLYAVKRRIWARIH, translated from the coding sequence ATGAAACTGAAAAAAGCGATTGCCCTGTCGGCTCTGATGGTCGGTATGGGTTTTGGCGCCCCGCAATGGGCCGCCGCCAGCGAAGGGGTTGCCCTTCCTGAAATGGAGTGGGGCCACAAAGGCGCCTTTGGTCGCTTCGACGTTGCGCAGATCAAGCGCGGCGCGCAGGTGGCCACCGAGGTGTGCTTGGGCTGCCACAGCATCAAGTACATCAAGTTCGACCATCTGCGTTCCGTGGGCCTCTCCGAGGCTGACGTCAACGCGCTGGCCGAAACTGCGGGTAAGAACAAAAAGGACTTCATGATCACCGAATTGGCGCCGGAAGACGCCAAAGAGTCCTACGGCACCGTGCCGCCCGACCTGTCGTTGATGACCAAGGCGCGCAAGGGCTATGAGAACTATGTCTACGGCATCCTCACCGGTTATCTGAACGAAGAGGAAGCGGCTAAGGTGGAAGAAGCCAACGAAGATGGCGAAATCACCGACGCTGAAGCCGAAGAGCTGGCTCACGTGCTGCACATGAGCGCTCATGGCGCTGAAGGCAAAGAGAAGATTCGCCAAGCGGTGGCGCGCATCGCCAACGGCGACAACTTCAGCAAATACTTCCCCGGCAACTTCTTCGCCATGCCGCAGCCGCTGATGGCGGACGCGGTGGAGTATGCTGACGGCACCGAGGCGACTCTGCCGCAGCTGTCTGAAGACGTCACGGCGTTCTTGGCCTGGGCTTCCGAGCCCAAGCAGACTGAGCGTAAGGAAGCTGGCGTGAAGGTGGTTCTCTACTTGGTGGTGCTGACTGCCATGCTGTATGCGGTCAAGCGCCGCATCTGGGCGCGCATTCACTGA